A window from Sinorhizobium fredii encodes these proteins:
- the iolG gene encoding inositol 2-dehydrogenase: MTLRFGLLGAGRIGKVHAKAVSGNPDAVLVAVADAFPAAAEAIAGAYGCDVRTIEAIEAASDIDAVVICTPTDTHADLIERFARAGKAIFCEKPVDLDVDRVKTCLEVVSETGAKLMVGFNRRFDPHFMAVRKAIDAGTIGDVEMVTITSRDPGAPPVDYIKRSGGIFRDMTIHDFDMARFLLGEEPVSVTATAAVLVDRAIGEAGDYDSVSVILQTASGKQAVISNSRRATYGYDQRIEVHGSKGAVSAENQRPVSIEIATGEGYTRPPLHDFFMTRYTEAYANEIESFIAAIEKGAEITPSGKDGLAALALADAAVRSVAEKRQISVA, from the coding sequence CGAAAGCCGTCAGCGGCAATCCCGATGCCGTCCTTGTCGCGGTTGCCGATGCCTTTCCGGCAGCGGCGGAGGCAATCGCCGGGGCCTATGGCTGCGACGTTCGCACCATCGAGGCGATCGAGGCCGCTTCCGACATCGATGCCGTCGTCATCTGCACGCCGACCGACACCCATGCCGACCTGATCGAGCGCTTCGCCCGGGCCGGAAAGGCGATCTTCTGCGAGAAGCCGGTCGACCTCGACGTCGATCGCGTCAAGACCTGCCTCGAGGTGGTCTCCGAAACCGGGGCGAAGCTGATGGTCGGCTTCAACCGCCGCTTCGACCCGCATTTCATGGCCGTGCGCAAGGCGATCGACGCCGGCACTATCGGCGACGTCGAAATGGTGACGATCACCTCGCGCGATCCGGGCGCCCCGCCCGTCGATTACATTAAGCGCTCGGGCGGCATCTTCCGCGACATGACCATCCATGATTTCGACATGGCGCGCTTCCTGCTCGGCGAGGAGCCAGTTTCGGTGACGGCGACCGCCGCCGTGCTCGTCGACAGGGCGATCGGCGAAGCGGGCGACTATGACAGCGTCTCCGTCATTCTGCAGACGGCATCCGGCAAGCAGGCGGTCATCTCCAACTCGCGCCGCGCCACCTATGGCTACGACCAGCGCATCGAGGTGCACGGCTCGAAGGGCGCCGTTTCGGCCGAGAACCAGCGACCGGTCTCGATCGAGATCGCCACCGGCGAGGGCTATACGCGCCCGCCGCTGCACGATTTCTTCATGACGCGCTACACCGAAGCCTATGCGAACGAGATCGAAAGCTTCATCGCCGCGATCGAGAAAGGCGCGGAAATCACCCCGTCCGGCAAGGACGGGCTTGCCGCCCTCGCCCTTGCCGATGCGGCCGTCCGCTCTGTCGCCGAAAAGCGCCAGATCAGCGTCGCCTGA
- the xylF gene encoding D-xylose ABC transporter substrate-binding protein, with protein sequence MKSILKLMAGAAIIASMHSAAVAKDLVVGVSWSNFQEERWKTDEAAIKAALEASGDKYISADAQSSAAKQLTDIESLIAQGANALIVLAQDSDAIAPAIEKATAEGIPVVGYDRLIENPAAFYITFDNKEVGRMQAREVFKAKPEGNFVFIKGSSSDPNADFLFAGQMEVLKEAVDAGKVKNVGEAYTDGWKPENAQKNMEQFLTANDNKVDAVVASNDGTAGGAIAALSAQGLAGSVPVSGQDGDHAALNRVALGTQTVSVWKDARELGKKAAEIAAALAGGKTMDEIEGVQTFNGGPKGVAMKSVFLAPMAITKDNLNVVIDAGWISKDAACQGVAADSVAACK encoded by the coding sequence ATGAAATCCATTTTGAAGCTGATGGCAGGGGCTGCCATCATCGCGTCCATGCATTCCGCAGCGGTCGCCAAGGACCTCGTCGTCGGCGTTTCCTGGTCGAACTTCCAGGAAGAGCGCTGGAAAACCGACGAGGCGGCCATCAAGGCAGCGCTCGAAGCCTCCGGCGACAAATATATTTCCGCTGACGCGCAGTCCTCTGCCGCCAAGCAGCTCACCGACATCGAATCGCTGATCGCCCAGGGCGCCAACGCGCTGATCGTGCTTGCGCAGGACTCCGATGCCATTGCCCCGGCAATCGAAAAGGCCACCGCGGAAGGCATTCCGGTCGTCGGCTACGACCGCCTGATCGAGAACCCGGCGGCCTTCTACATCACCTTCGACAACAAGGAAGTCGGCCGCATGCAGGCCCGCGAAGTGTTCAAGGCGAAGCCGGAAGGCAATTTCGTCTTCATCAAGGGCTCCTCCTCCGATCCGAACGCCGACTTCCTCTTCGCCGGCCAGATGGAAGTGCTGAAGGAAGCCGTCGACGCCGGCAAGGTCAAGAATGTCGGCGAAGCCTATACGGACGGCTGGAAGCCGGAAAATGCGCAGAAGAACATGGAGCAGTTCCTGACCGCCAACGACAACAAGGTCGATGCGGTCGTCGCCTCCAACGACGGCACCGCCGGTGGCGCGATCGCAGCGCTTTCGGCCCAGGGCCTTGCCGGCTCGGTTCCGGTCTCGGGCCAGGACGGCGACCATGCGGCGCTCAACCGCGTGGCGCTCGGCACGCAGACCGTCTCCGTCTGGAAGGACGCCCGTGAGCTCGGCAAGAAGGCGGCAGAAATCGCCGCAGCACTCGCCGGCGGCAAAACGATGGACGAGATCGAAGGCGTTCAGACCTTCAACGGCGGACCGAAGGGCGTCGCCATGAAGTCCGTCTTCCTGGCACCGATGGCGATTACCAAGGACAATCTGAACGTCGTCATCGACGCCGGCTGGATCTCCAAGGATGCCGCCTGCCAGGGCGTGGCTGCCGACTCCGTCGC
- a CDS encoding bifunctional diguanylate cyclase/phosphodiesterase, translating into MFSVIACISDRHDWRLVAVAAIVCLAGSAATMLLLQRAERSEGLQRHLWTAACACACGVGVWSTHFIAMLAYDGGVPIAYDAWGTLFSALVAVVASGLAFATALLGTSRYAFPGAGIFLGLGIAAMHVTGMRAVETQARIEFDPQMGFAAVLFGPLIAVFALHAFQALGGVRKLVVPTLLLVLAICVLHFTSMSGVTLVPDPSAAAADAFDPVWLAGGVVVASTTLILTALGALFIDRHLTDLRGLANASLEGMVIVCNGRIIDANERFVGLCGAKVADLIGRRPEELFAPPQGREARERQIDDAPAEVELLRADGRLVPVEHLCRTIEYRGRQSDVIFVRDLSARKEAERTIEHLAHHDALTDLSNRSSFERRMNQALAVAAARNEQLAIFCLDLDRFKAVNDIFGHGEGDRILRKVADILRAAAGEADSIARLGGDEFAILQTGAAQPEAARQLSDRILRLFAEEMDTHRDPMAVGVSMGVAIYPGDGDTAERLCNNADTALYRAKQTGKGIACFFDAEMDEAVRSRRQMESDLRHAILRHQLFLEYQPLVDVRDDRVVGYEALLRWRHPERGLVGPNVFIPIAEESGSIIQIGEWVLEQACAEAVRWTEPLPVSVNISPVQFLVPSLFDQIAGILRRTGLEPRRLELELTEAALLHNREDVLAALVRLRLLGVRIVMDDFGTGHSSLANLQTFPFDKLKIDCSFTAALDKDPAAHAIIRAIIALGHSLDLPVVTEGVETERQKQIIVEEGCRQVQGFLTGRPGRAPSARANVSSDAPVLRSVEA; encoded by the coding sequence ATGTTCTCAGTAATTGCATGCATAAGCGATCGTCACGACTGGCGCCTGGTTGCGGTGGCGGCGATCGTCTGTCTGGCCGGCAGCGCGGCGACGATGCTGCTCTTGCAGCGCGCCGAGCGCAGCGAGGGCCTCCAGCGGCACCTCTGGACCGCAGCCTGCGCCTGTGCCTGCGGCGTCGGGGTCTGGTCGACGCATTTCATCGCTATGCTCGCCTATGATGGTGGCGTGCCTATTGCCTACGACGCCTGGGGTACGTTGTTTTCGGCGCTGGTCGCGGTGGTCGCCTCCGGGCTCGCCTTTGCGACCGCCCTTCTCGGCACGTCCCGCTACGCCTTCCCCGGCGCCGGCATTTTCCTCGGCCTCGGCATCGCCGCCATGCATGTAACGGGCATGCGCGCCGTCGAGACGCAGGCGCGCATCGAATTCGATCCGCAAATGGGTTTCGCCGCCGTCCTCTTCGGGCCGCTGATCGCCGTCTTTGCGCTCCATGCCTTTCAGGCTCTCGGCGGCGTGCGCAAGCTGGTCGTTCCGACGCTGCTGCTCGTGCTGGCGATATGCGTCCTGCACTTCACCTCGATGAGCGGCGTCACCCTGGTGCCCGATCCGAGCGCGGCGGCAGCGGACGCCTTCGATCCCGTCTGGCTCGCCGGCGGTGTCGTCGTGGCTTCGACGACGCTGATCCTCACGGCGCTGGGCGCGCTGTTCATCGATCGGCATTTGACCGACCTGCGCGGCCTCGCCAACGCCTCGCTCGAAGGGATGGTGATCGTCTGCAACGGCAGGATCATCGATGCGAACGAGCGGTTTGTCGGCCTCTGCGGCGCAAAGGTGGCCGATCTCATCGGCAGAAGACCTGAAGAGCTCTTCGCGCCACCTCAGGGGCGCGAAGCGCGCGAGCGCCAGATCGATGACGCTCCCGCGGAGGTCGAACTCCTCCGTGCCGACGGGCGGCTTGTGCCGGTCGAGCACCTCTGCCGGACGATCGAATACCGCGGCCGGCAATCCGACGTGATCTTCGTGCGCGACCTCAGCGCCCGAAAGGAGGCCGAGCGGACCATCGAGCATCTCGCCCACCATGACGCGCTGACGGATCTTTCCAACCGCAGTTCCTTCGAGAGGCGGATGAACCAGGCTCTGGCGGTCGCCGCCGCGAGAAACGAACAGCTCGCGATCTTCTGTCTCGACCTCGACCGGTTCAAGGCCGTCAACGACATATTCGGCCATGGCGAAGGCGATCGGATCCTGCGCAAGGTTGCCGATATCCTGCGTGCCGCTGCGGGCGAGGCCGATTCGATCGCCCGGCTCGGCGGCGACGAATTCGCCATCCTGCAGACCGGCGCCGCGCAGCCGGAAGCGGCGCGGCAATTGTCGGACCGCATCCTCAGGCTCTTCGCCGAGGAGATGGATACCCACCGCGATCCGATGGCCGTCGGCGTCAGCATGGGCGTGGCGATCTACCCCGGCGACGGCGACACGGCAGAGCGGCTCTGCAACAATGCCGATACGGCGCTCTACCGGGCCAAGCAGACGGGCAAGGGCATCGCCTGCTTCTTCGATGCGGAAATGGACGAGGCGGTGCGCTCGCGCCGTCAGATGGAGAGCGACCTCCGGCACGCGATCCTCAGGCATCAGCTGTTCCTCGAATACCAGCCGCTCGTCGATGTCCGTGACGATCGGGTGGTCGGATACGAGGCGCTGCTGCGCTGGAGACATCCGGAGCGCGGGCTCGTCGGGCCGAATGTCTTCATCCCGATCGCCGAGGAAAGCGGTTCGATCATCCAGATCGGCGAATGGGTGCTGGAACAGGCCTGCGCCGAAGCGGTCCGCTGGACGGAGCCGCTGCCGGTCTCCGTCAACATCTCGCCGGTCCAGTTCCTCGTGCCGAGCCTTTTCGACCAGATCGCCGGCATCCTGCGACGCACAGGCCTCGAGCCGCGGCGGCTGGAACTGGAACTCACCGAGGCGGCGCTGCTGCACAACCGGGAAGACGTGCTGGCGGCACTCGTGCGGCTTCGGCTGCTCGGCGTGCGGATCGTCATGGACGATTTCGGTACGGGACATTCGTCGCTCGCCAACCTGCAGACCTTCCCCTTCGACAAGCTGAAGATCGATTGCAGCTTCACGGCGGCGCTCGACAAGGACCCGGCCGCCCATGCGATCATCCGGGCGATCATCGCGCTCGGCCATAGTCTCGACCTGCCGGTCGTGACCGAGGGCGTCGAAACCGAGCGGCAGAAGCAGATCATCGTCGAGGAGGGGTGCCGGCAGGTTCAGGGGTTCCTCACCGGCCGGCCGGGACGTGCGCCGAGTGCCAGAGCGAATGTGTCATCGGACGCTCCGGTGCTCCGGTCGGTCGAGGCGTAG
- a CDS encoding ROK family transcriptional regulator: protein MLTKTSTEVVRQQNTALVLSALRRKGALSHTEIAEQTGLASATISVITAELERSGTIAKTEQHVQGGRGRPRVLFAQRRDCGYVIVVRISSDIVQYSLADYGGVLLDRFEEARSHDAGDAVAFGQVFLAALERLLQRSRIEKERVLAVSISSKGLVAGDGARLLWSPVFGRQELDFSKLLGPDWRARIMLSNETLLVAQALAAKAEEKGDAFKGLAAVSLGHSIGLGLARRGRSGELDVSAPNFGHMLHASSAGLCRCGSHGCIEAVAGFYGILRAAFEVPSDTIPAKFVPLAEMDKIATGARQGQRMPGYAFRQAGIALGNGISRMLSLYEPMPIYVTGQGTRYFDLLQKGVEEGLAQSLQVRLDGLPEITVVGDEQRLVFDGHLGRALGAVDSDITAAGHS from the coding sequence ATGCTGACCAAAACGAGCACCGAAGTCGTGCGTCAGCAAAACACTGCGCTCGTCCTTTCTGCGCTTCGGCGCAAGGGCGCGCTGTCCCATACGGAGATTGCCGAGCAGACCGGCCTTGCCTCGGCGACGATCTCCGTCATCACCGCCGAACTGGAACGGTCGGGGACGATCGCCAAGACCGAGCAGCATGTTCAAGGGGGCAGGGGGCGGCCGCGCGTTCTCTTTGCGCAGCGGCGGGACTGCGGCTACGTGATCGTCGTGCGGATCTCCTCCGACATCGTTCAATATTCGCTGGCCGACTATGGCGGCGTGCTCCTCGATCGCTTCGAGGAGGCGCGAAGCCATGACGCCGGCGACGCGGTGGCTTTCGGCCAGGTTTTCCTGGCGGCGCTCGAGCGTCTGCTGCAGCGCTCGCGCATTGAGAAAGAGCGGGTGCTTGCCGTTTCGATCAGCAGCAAGGGGCTGGTGGCGGGCGACGGGGCGCGGCTCCTCTGGTCGCCGGTCTTCGGCCGCCAAGAACTCGATTTTTCGAAACTGCTCGGGCCCGATTGGCGGGCCCGGATCATGCTCAGCAACGAGACACTGCTCGTCGCCCAGGCGCTGGCGGCCAAGGCGGAAGAGAAGGGCGACGCCTTCAAGGGGCTGGCGGCCGTCTCGCTCGGCCACAGCATCGGTCTCGGTCTTGCCCGAAGGGGGCGGTCGGGCGAACTCGACGTTTCCGCGCCGAATTTCGGGCACATGCTGCACGCCTCCTCCGCCGGCCTCTGCCGCTGCGGCTCCCATGGCTGCATCGAGGCCGTTGCCGGCTTCTACGGCATTCTGCGCGCCGCCTTCGAGGTGCCGTCCGACACGATTCCCGCGAAATTCGTGCCGCTTGCCGAAATGGACAAGATCGCCACCGGTGCGCGTCAGGGCCAGCGCATGCCCGGCTATGCCTTCCGCCAGGCCGGCATCGCGCTCGGCAACGGCATTTCGCGCATGCTGAGCCTCTACGAGCCGATGCCGATCTACGTCACGGGGCAGGGGACGCGCTATTTCGATCTGCTGCAAAAGGGGGTTGAGGAGGGGCTTGCGCAATCCTTGCAGGTTCGCCTCGATGGCCTGCCGGAGATCACCGTCGTCGGCGACGAGCAGCGGCTCGTCTTCGACGGCCATCTCGGTCGGGCGCTAGGCGCCGTCGACAGCGACATCACGGCCGCCGGGCATTCCTAG